The Caulifigura coniformis genome includes a region encoding these proteins:
- a CDS encoding HesB/IscA family protein, giving the protein MIIVTEKAAGEIKRVLAEQSMGEKVLRVAVAGGGCSGFQYRLGFDDAADAAKDHVTEQHGLKVAVDKKSDLYLDGTTVDFYDGLDRRGFTFNNPNVQKSCGCGSSFSV; this is encoded by the coding sequence ATGATTATCGTGACTGAAAAGGCCGCCGGCGAAATCAAGCGCGTGCTGGCCGAGCAGAGCATGGGCGAAAAGGTTCTCCGCGTGGCGGTTGCCGGCGGCGGATGCAGCGGCTTCCAGTACCGCCTCGGCTTCGACGACGCGGCCGACGCCGCGAAGGACCATGTCACGGAGCAGCACGGCCTGAAGGTCGCCGTCGACAAGAAGAGCGACCTGTACCTCGATGGCACGACCGTCGATTTCTACGACGGCCTGGACCGCCGCGGCTTCACGTTCAACAACCCGAACGTCCAGAAGTCGTGCGGCTGCGGCAGCAGCTTCTCCGTCTAA
- a CDS encoding pyridoxal-phosphate-dependent aminotransferase family protein — MTTPLPAPICPPRRILMGPGPSEISPRVLAALGAQTVGHLDPYFLQVMDETQAMLRQVFRTENQMTLAVSGTGSAGMETCVVNLIEPGDKMVVCVNGVFGGRMVDVAERAGAVVTKVERPFGEIIPAAAIQEAVDKVKPKVVGIVHAETSTGAWQPLEEISKIVHAAGALLLVDCVTSLGGLPVEIDAWGIDAAYSGTQKCLSCPPGLGPVTFSARAVEAIDKRKTKVQSWYLDMAMVRNYWSSQSRVYHHTAPINMNFGLHEALRIVLEEGLEKRFARHQENHVALKAGLAAMGIDYAVAEPHQLPTLNAVKIPAGCDDKAVRGLLLNEFGIEIGGGLGSMAGKVWRIGLMGDASSRRNVLLFLGALERCLATQGIKVSPGAGVAAAIAAYGK, encoded by the coding sequence ATGACCACGCCCCTGCCTGCTCCGATCTGTCCGCCGCGCCGCATCCTGATGGGACCGGGACCGAGCGAGATCTCCCCCCGCGTGCTGGCCGCCCTCGGCGCCCAGACGGTGGGACATCTCGACCCTTACTTCCTGCAGGTGATGGATGAAACGCAGGCGATGCTGCGGCAGGTGTTCCGGACCGAGAACCAGATGACGCTGGCCGTCAGCGGGACGGGGAGCGCGGGCATGGAAACGTGCGTTGTCAACCTGATCGAGCCGGGCGACAAGATGGTCGTCTGCGTGAACGGCGTGTTCGGGGGACGAATGGTGGACGTCGCCGAGCGGGCCGGCGCCGTCGTGACGAAAGTCGAGCGGCCGTTCGGTGAAATCATTCCAGCCGCGGCGATCCAGGAAGCAGTCGACAAGGTGAAGCCGAAGGTTGTCGGCATCGTGCACGCGGAAACGTCGACCGGCGCCTGGCAGCCGCTCGAAGAGATTTCGAAGATCGTCCACGCCGCCGGTGCGCTGCTGCTGGTCGACTGTGTCACCTCTCTCGGTGGCCTGCCCGTCGAAATCGACGCCTGGGGAATCGACGCCGCCTACTCCGGGACGCAGAAGTGTCTCAGCTGCCCGCCCGGTCTTGGTCCGGTCACGTTCAGCGCCCGCGCGGTCGAAGCCATCGACAAACGGAAGACGAAGGTCCAGAGCTGGTACCTCGACATGGCGATGGTCCGCAACTACTGGAGCAGCCAGTCGCGGGTCTATCACCACACGGCCCCGATCAACATGAACTTCGGCCTGCATGAGGCACTTCGCATTGTGCTGGAGGAAGGACTCGAAAAGCGCTTTGCCCGCCACCAGGAAAACCATGTGGCTCTCAAAGCCGGCCTGGCGGCAATGGGCATCGACTACGCCGTGGCCGAACCGCACCAGTTGCCGACCCTGAACGCCGTGAAGATTCCGGCCGGCTGCGACGACAAGGCGGTCCGGGGGCTGCTGCTGAACGAATTCGGCATCGAGATCGGCGGCGGACTGGGCTCGATGGCCGGCAAGGTGTGGCGGATCGGCCTGATGGGGGATGCCAGTTCGCGGCGCAATGTCCTGCTGTTTCTCGGCGCCCTGGAACGCTGCCTCGCGACGCAGGGGATCAAGGTTTCCCCCGGCGCCGGCGTCGCCGCCGCGATCGCCGCATACGGAAAGTAA
- a CDS encoding HAD family hydrolase, whose protein sequence is MGKSLPEYLTWLEARPNLIWPKPPVPVPIDADPYVKSLPDIRAVSWCVYGTLLQIHDGRLHHQHPQVLRMQVALQKTIEEFHMWNSMSRKPGQPWEYMLQQYTKLIDEARLVSTKRKGDTPEIDSVKIWRKLIDRLLQNEYEFDQTFYGDVDDLALKVACFFHSMLQGVTATDGAAASLERIAQAGLKQGLIVDGQAFTTVQLEHEFQKINPQAFLAGLIKPELVALSCRFAIRKPSPTLFAIAAEQYRGLGIEPSQVLYISHRLHDDLAVARKHGFRTALFAGDEKVCQVTGEDLRNPEIKPDRLLTELGQVAPMIGI, encoded by the coding sequence ATGGGCAAGTCGCTTCCGGAATACCTGACCTGGCTCGAGGCACGGCCGAACCTGATCTGGCCGAAGCCCCCGGTCCCCGTGCCGATCGACGCCGATCCTTACGTCAAATCGCTGCCCGACATTCGAGCCGTTTCGTGGTGCGTCTACGGAACACTACTGCAGATTCACGACGGCCGGCTGCATCACCAGCACCCGCAGGTGCTGCGGATGCAGGTGGCCCTGCAGAAGACGATCGAAGAGTTCCACATGTGGAACAGCATGTCCCGCAAGCCGGGCCAGCCGTGGGAGTACATGCTGCAGCAGTACACCAAGCTGATCGACGAGGCCCGGCTCGTCTCCACAAAGCGAAAAGGGGACACGCCCGAAATTGACTCGGTCAAGATCTGGCGGAAGCTGATCGACCGCCTGCTGCAGAATGAATATGAATTCGACCAGACGTTTTATGGAGACGTCGACGACCTGGCGCTCAAGGTCGCCTGCTTCTTTCATTCGATGCTCCAGGGAGTGACGGCGACAGATGGCGCGGCCGCAAGCCTTGAGCGGATCGCACAGGCAGGGCTCAAGCAGGGCCTCATCGTCGACGGTCAGGCCTTCACGACCGTTCAGCTGGAACACGAATTCCAGAAGATCAACCCCCAGGCCTTTCTCGCAGGTCTTATCAAGCCGGAACTCGTCGCGCTGTCCTGCCGGTTCGCCATCCGCAAGCCGTCGCCCACTCTCTTTGCGATCGCCGCGGAGCAGTATCGGGGTCTCGGGATCGAGCCGTCGCAGGTTCTGTATATCAGCCACCGCCTGCACGACGATCTCGCTGTTGCCAGGAAACACGGCTTCCGCACGGCCCTCTTCGCCGGCGATGAGAAAGTGTGCCAGGTGACGGGCGAGGACCTGCGGAATCCCGAGATCAAGCCGGACCGACTGCTGACGGAACTCGGCCAGGTCGCCCCCATGATCGGGATCTGA